The following is a genomic window from Streptomyces lincolnensis.
GCCCTGCGCCGCGTCCACCGCGTTGTCGATGAGGTTGCCGAGGATGGTCACCAGGTCCCGGGAGGGCAGGGACGGCGGGAGGAGACCGTCGTCCAGGCGGCTGTCCTCGGACACCACCAGCTCCACGCCCCGCTCGTTGGCCTGCGCGGTCTTGCCGAGCAGCAGGGCGGCCAGCACCGGCTCGCCCACCGCCGCCACCACCTGGTCGGTCAGTGTCTGGGCCAGCTCCAGTTCGGCGGTCGCGAAGTCCACCGCCTGTTCCACCCGGCCCAACTCGATCAGGGAGACCACGGTGTGCAGCCGGTTCGCCGCCTCGTGGGCCTGCGAACGGAGCGCCTGGGTGAAACCGCGCTCGGAGTCCAACTCACCCATGAGGGACTGGAGTTCGGTGACATCGCGCAGGGTGACCACGGTGCCGCGGCGCTCGCCGCCGGACACCGGCGAGGTGTTCACCACCAGCACCCGGTCCGCGGTGAGGTGCACCTCGTCCACCCTCGGTTCGGACGCCAGCAGCGCCCCGGTCAGCGGGGCGGGCAGCCCGAGCTCCGCCACCGACCGGCCGATCACTTCGTCCTCCGAGGACACACCCAGCAGCTCCCGTCCGCCGTCGTTGATCAGCGCGACACGGTACTGCCCGTCCAGCATCAGCAGACCCTCGCGTACGGCGTGCAGCGCGGCCTGGTGGTAGTCGTGCATCCGGCTGAGCTCGGCCGCGTTCATTCCGTGGGTGTGGCGGCGCAGGCGGGCGTTGATGACGTACGTCCCGACCGCGCCCAGGGCCAGCGCACCGCCCGCGACGCCGAGGAGGGCGGTGAGCTGGCCCGAGACCCGCTTGCTGATCTCCTCGACCCGGATGCCGGCACTGACCAGGCCGATCACGTCATCGCCCGACCAGACGGGGGTGACCGCGCGGACCGAGGGGCCGAGGGTGCCGGTGTAGGTCTCGGTGAAGGAGCCGCCCGCCACCGCCGGGGCGATGTTGCCGCGGAAGGGCTTGCCGATCTCGTCCTGGCTGGGGTGGGTCCATCGGATGCCCTTGGGGTTCATGATCGTGACGAAGTCGACGTCGGCGTCCCGCATCACACGCAACGCGTAGGGCTGGAGTTCGGCCGACGGATCGGCGGTCCCCATCGCCTCCCGCACCGACGGCGCGTCCGCGACGGACCGCGCCACGGCCATCGCCTGCCGCCGCGCCGAGTCCTCGGCCTGGCTGCGGTCGCTGACGTACGTGAACAGCGCGTATCCGGCCACGAGGACCGCTATCAGCACCGCCTGCATGGCGAAGAGCTGGGTGGCCAGGCTCCGGGGTGTCGGGACGGGGATGCGCATGTCGTCAGTCTGCCCCCATGGCTGATTGTGAACTAAATGAACGGAAGGGTGACCGCCCTCACAGGGCGGGAGATAGTCACGACATTCCCCATCCCATCCGGACGTGAGCCGCACGCCGGTGATGCCGACGAAGACGTCAAGGAGGGCAGCCGTGGCCGCCAGCACCCCCGAAACGGCCCCCAAAGCCAAACGGGACCGCACGCACTACCTGTACATCGCGGTGATCGTCGCGGTCGCCCTCGGCATCGCCGTCGGCATGATCGCGCCGGACTTCGCGGTCGAGCTGAAGCCCATCGGAACGGGCTTCGTGAACCTGATCAAGATGATGATCTCGCCGATCATCTTCTGCACGATCGTGCTGGGCATCGGCTCGGTACGGAAGGCCGCCAAGGTCGGTGCCGTCGGCGGTATCGCGCTGGGCTACTTCACGATCATGTCGCTGGTCGCGCTGGGCATCGGCCTGGTCGTCGGCAACATGCTGGACCCGGGCTCCGGCCTCGCGGTCACCGACGCGGTCAAGGACGCCGGCCAGGCGCAGGTCAGCGCGGAGGCCAAGGACACGACCGAGTTCCTGCTCGGCATCATCCCGACCACGATCGTCTCCGCCTTCACGGTGCCCGAGGTCCTCCAGACCCTGCTCATCGCGCTGCTGTGCGGCTTCGCCATCCAGTCCATGGGCTCGGCGGGACAGCCGATCCTGCGGGGCATCGAGCACATCCAGCGGCTGGTCTTCCGGGTCCTCGCCATGGTGATGTGGGCCGCTCCGGTCGGCGCCTTCGGCGCGATGGCCGCGGTCGTCGGTTCGGCGGGTGTGGACGCGCTGAAGGACCTCGCGATCCTGATGCTCGGCTTCTACACGACCTGTGTGCTGTTCGTCTTCATCGTGCTCGGCGCGCTGCTGCGGATCATCTCGGGCCTGAACATCTTCACGCTCTTCAAGTACCTGGGCCGCGAGTTCCTGCTGATCCTGTCGACCTCCTCCTCCGAGTCCGCGCTGCCGCGCCTCATCGCGAAGATGGAGCACCTGGGCATCAGCAAGCCCGTCGTCGGCATCACCGTCCCGACCGGCTACTCCTTCAACCTCGACGGCACCATGATCTACATGACCATGGCCTCGCTGTTCATCGCCGACGCCATGGGCACGCCGATGTCGATCGGCGAGCAGATCCCGCTGCTGCTCTTCCTGCTCGTCGCCTCGAAGGGCGCCGCCGGTGTCACCGGCGCCGGTCTCGCGACGCTGGCCGGTGGCCTCCAGTCGCACAAGCCGGCCCTGGTGGACGGCATCGGTCTGATCGTCGGCATCGACCGCTTCATGAGCGAGGCGCGTGCCCTGACCAACTTCGCGGGCAACGCCGTCGCCACGGTCCTGATCGGCACCTGGACCAAGGAGATCGACCGCGAGCGCGTCGACCAGGTCCTCGCCGGTCACCTCCCCTTCGACGAGAAGACCCTGCTCGACGAGAACGACACCGAGCACGACGACGCCTCGCCGGAGGTCCCCGACCAGGGCGGCGAGAAGGAACTCGCCAAGGCCTGAGCCCCCCGACCGGGACGGGCCCGGCCTGAACCCGGGCCCGTCCCCTCATCGCCGGGCGGCTGAGTACTCCCCCGTAGCTCAGCCGCCCGGCCACCCTCTCGCGCCGAGCGACCGGATCACCTCATGGTGGCCGGTCGTTCGGTTTTTCCGTTTTTGCCGAGCATTTCGTGAAGTGAGGTGGTGTGGATCTTTGGAAAAGTGACGCCGGTCACAATCCGGCTAGTGTGGGTTGTGATTCCACTTGCTGTTTGCATACGGTTAACATGGTCAAGCGATCACCAAGAGATGGAAAAGCGCGGTGGTCGCGGCAAACGGGGAACGGGGTAGTGCAATGGACCGGGGTGACTCCCGAAGGTTCCGGCATGTCCGGAACATCTTCTGATTCTTCCTTCTCGGCTTCACATTTTTTGTATCCGAGTTTTCTTGCCTGCGTGTGCCTTTCTGTGCCCGTAGGGGATTCATTCATGTGCTTGAGGGGAGAAGCGTATGGCTGTCATGCAGAAAGAGGTCGTTCCGGTCGATCTGGACGCGGCTCCTGAGGTGGACGGGCTGCTGGTCGGCCTCGGCCTCGGGCGCTTCGTCCGGGACTCGGTCACCTCGCCCATCGGCCGGAACGACGCCTGGGCCGGCCTCACCGAGGGCGGCACCGACGTCTTCGTCAAGCGCCTCACGGGAGGCGACGCGGACATCCGTGCCCGGATGCGGCGCATGCTCGCCTTCGAGGAGTACGCCGCCGCGGCCCGCCCCGCCGGTCTGCGCCGGCCGGTGCTGCTGGGCAGCGACACCGAACGGCGCGTCGCCGTCTTCGAGAGGGTCGTCGACGCCGAGAACGGCGCTCAGCTGATGGTGGACGAGGCCTTCACCGGGGATCACGCCCGCGAGGTCGGACGCATCGTCGGCCGGCTGCACGCGACTCCGCCGCCGAACGGGCTGGACCTGGACGACGAGCCGCCGCCCTTCCCGCCGGTCTCCTTCCTGCGCGGCCTGCCCATGTCGGTCTACGTCGGATCCAGCGCGGCGGAACTGGAGGCGTGGCGGCTGCTCCAGCGGGACGCCGTGCTGGTCGCGGCGCTGGAGCGGCTGCGGGAGAGCGAGCGTGCCGCGCCCCGCGTGCCCTCGCACTGCGACTTCCGTGTCGACCAGCTGCTCATGCGGCCCGAGGCGATCTACGTCACCGACTGGGAGGAGTTCCGTCTCGCCGACCCCGCGCGGGACGTGGGGGCGTTCGCCGGGGAGTGGATCTACCGCTCGGTCCTGGACCTGGTGACCAACAGGGGCGACGCCGTGTTCACCGACGTCGAGTTCACGCACGAGCTGATCATCGAGCGGGGTGCGGAGAAGATGCGCCGGCTGCTCCCCCTGGTCGAGGCGTTCTGGCGCGGTTACATAAGCGCTCGGGGGCAGGTCGACGACACGCTTCCGGTGCGTGCCACGGCATTCGCGGGCTGGCATCTGCTGGACCGGCTGGTGGCCGGCGCGCTTTCCTCGTCCCGGCTCAGCGGAATTCAGCGGGCGGCTGCCGGAGTGGGCCGCTCCGCCGTGGTGAACCCGGAGAAGTTCGCGGTCACCCTCGGATTCGTCTGAGTAAAGTAATGCCAGGAAAGATAAACGGGGGAATTACTGTGATGTTGTCATCGGGTGTACTCGATGTCATGAGAAGCGTTTCCGTTTCGTCGGACCGCGCCAAAGCCCTTGTCGGAGACCGGGAGATCGAGGCGGACACCCCCCGGGAACTGCGCCGGATGCTCGCTGAGGCGCTCTACGACGTCTTCCACTCGGGCCAGGGCGACAGCAGGATTCCCACGCGTCTGCGGGACCCCGCCCTGGAAGCCCGGCTGGCGGCGGCCGTGCCCCATACCGAGATCGTCACGCGTGCCCGCGTCCAGTCGTCGCCGGAGCCGGACGGCAAGGGAGGGCTCCGGGTGTTGGTCGAGCGCGACGGCGTCCGGTTCTGGGCCCCGGCAGCCGTACTCGACGCGTCCGACCCCGCCCCGGGAGACATCGTGGGCCTGCGGATGCCGGCCGCCCGGCCCGGACTCTCCCCGGGGTTCTTCCTGGTCGACGGATCGCGGTCGCGCACCGGCGGGCGCGAGGTGCTGCGCCTGTACGTCAACGTCGTCGACGTGGACCGTGCCGTGCGGGTGTGGGGCGCGACCCTGGCCTTTCTGGAGGAGCAGGGACTCCCGTACCGGGCCAAGGTGTTGTCCGCCCCGGAGCTCTATCCCCGGCGCGACGCGGTCGTCGTCTACCTGGACGCCGCCGTGGCCGACGCGGCGCCCCGGCTCGCCGACCACGTACGACACCTGCCCGGCGTCGGCGCCGACGTCTCCTCCTTCGTCGAGGAACTGCACCCGGGGGTCGCCACGGCCTGGGAACCGGCCGACCCGCACAGCGGCAGGCAGGGCCTGAGCTTCGGACAGCACCGGGCCAGCGTGCTGGCCACCGCCCTGGTGGACAGCGCGGACCGGCCGGAGACGACGGAGCACACCGTCGCCGAGCAGTTCGCCCGTGCCGGTATCGACCCGGCCAACCCGGCACGCAATCTGCCCGTCGCCTGAACCCGCGGGCGCCCACCGCCCAGGCCGGGCGCCCGCGACGACACCGCCCTTTTCCGGCACGGAGTCCCTGACGCGCACCGAGCCCACCGCTGGAAGCGCCGACGACCTGTCGACGCCTCCTGCCCTGAGTTCGGGCAAGACAGCGAAAGGAACAGCGTGAACAGCAACGACAGCATCATGGAACTCGTCGCCGGTTACGAGACCTACATGGACGCCGACGAGCTCGACGTCACCGCGGTCGCCGACGCCCCGGCCACCACCTGGTACTGCGCCTCCGCAGCGGCCAGCTTCATCAGCGCGGCCACGTACGAGGCCACCTGCTGACGATCGGCGTGCGATGGCCCGTCGCTCCGGGGCAAGCGGAGCGACGGGCGGCCCGTCCGATCCCCCCTCGAGTCATCCGACTTCGAGACGTCCTGTCCCACGTCACACGACACCAAGGAGAGAACTCATGGAGAAGGCCACGTCCATCGTAGAGCTGCTGTCCGGCTACGAGGCCTACAGCTCCGCGGAGGAGATCAACCTGTCCGCCGCCACCGACGCCCCGGCCACCACCTGGGGCTGCGCCGCCGTCTCGGCGAGCGTCAGCTGGATGAGCGGCCAGGTCGTGTCCAAGACCGTGGACGACGGCTGCTGACCTCGGTCGACAGCGTGTGAAACGGCGTGCGCGGACCACAGGTCCGCGCACGCCCCCCGCAAGAGCACCAGCCCGCCCGTCCCACCATGAGGCACGCACACATGGCAGAGCCCCAGCCCTACGAGAAACTCCTGTCCCTGGCCGACCTCCTCGCCCCGTCCGCCATCCGTGCCGCGGCCACACTCCGCCTCGCGGACCACCTCCACGCCGGCGCGACCACCTCCGCCGCGCTGGCCGAACGCGCCGGAACCCGGCCGGACGTCACCGACGCGCTGCTGCGGTACCTGACGGAGCTCGGCATCCTCACGACGGACGAGGCGCCCACGACGGACGCCGTAACCCACTACGCCCTCACCGCACTCGGTGAGCCCCTGCTCTCCGACCACCCCCGCAGCGTGCGGGAAGTGCTGCGCGGCGACAGCATGATCGGCCACGGCACCCGCGCCCTGCTCCATCTCGACCACACCGTTCGCACCGGCGAACCCTCCCACTTCGCCGAACCCGGCGGCGGCTACTGGGAGACCGTCAACAACGACCCCGCGTACGCCGGGGAGTGGGCGCAGCAGGCCCGAGCGGTCGACGCCCACGCGGACCTGCCGCTGGCCTGGGGCGCCGAGCAGATCGTCACCGCCTACGACTGGAGCCGGGCGCGCACCGTGGTGGACGTGGGCGGGCACCTCGGCGTCATCCTGCTGGCGCTGCTGCGCCGGCACCCTCATCTGCGGGGCACCCTGGTCGACCTGAAGAACGTCGCCGAGCAGGCCGCCGCCCGGTTCGCGCGCAGCGACGCGGCCGACCGGGCCGAAGCGGTGGTGGGCAGCTTCTTCGAACCGCTGCCCGCCGGCGCCGACGTCTACCTGCTCTCCGCGATCCTCGCGGACTGGGACGACAAGGACGCCGTACGGATTCTGGAGAACTGCCGGGAAGCGGCGGGGCCGCACGGGCGGATCCTCCTCGCCGACGTGGCGATGCCGCTGCACGGAGCGGCCACGGAACTTCAGTACCGCTCGATGATGCCCGCTCCCGCCCGCGACGCCGCCGAACTGGAGGCCCTCTGCGCCACGGCGGGCCTGCGGGTCACCTGGCGGGGGCCCGCCACCGGCGTGCGCACCCTGCTGGAACTCGCCGCGCGCTGAGCGTGTCCCTGTCGGCCCCGTCCGGCGTATTCGAGTGAAAGGAAGCCACCCGTGGCCGAGCACAGGCCGAACCACGAGTTCCGCGTCATGCGTGAACTGTCCGCGGACCGCAGAGGCCAGCTCGCCCTGATCGGTCTGCTGGCACTGCTGTCCACCGCGTCGACCCTGGCCCTGCCCTGGGTGGTCGGCAAGCTGATCGGCGATCTCGACGGCGGCGGCTTCAACGGCTGGACCTGGCTGCTGGTCGGCCTCGGCGTGGGCTCCGCGCTGGCCGGCGCCCTGGCCACCTTCCTGCTGGCCCGCCTCGGCCAGCGGATGATCTGCCGGCTGCGGATCCGGACCATGCGGCACACCCTCGGGATGCAGGTGGCCGACATCCGCCAGGAGGGCAGCGGCCAGCTGGTCTCCCGGATCACCGCGGACACCGCCCGGATCAAGAAACTCATCGACGCCGGCCCCGTCCAGCTGCCGATGGCCGTTCTCACCACCGCGGGCACCCTGGTCATCATGGGTCTCGTCGACTGGGTCCTGCTGCTGGTCACGCTGGCGGCGTTCAGCGTCGCCGCAGCCCTGATCGTCGCCGTGGTCAAGGGCCTGCGGCGCAGCTACGTGTCGGTGCAGGAGAGCACGAGCACCCTCGCCCAGCGCTACGTCGCCGCCACCGACGCGGTCAAGGTCATCAAGGCCTACCGGGCCGAACGGCAGGTGGGTGACGTCCTCGCCGAGCACGCGGAGAAGACCGCCCGCAGCGAGATCGACGCGGCCCGCCTCGAAGCGCTGATGATGCCGGTGATCAGCCTCGGCCAGCAGATCGCGCTGGTCGCGGTGATCACGAGCGGCGGAGCGCGGCTGCTCGACGGCCAGTTGTCGCTCGCCGACTTCGTCGCCTTCCTGCTCTACCTGCTTCAGCTGACCAGCCCGCTGATGATGATCGCCGCCGCGGTGACGGCCATCAAGACGGGCGTCGTGGCACGCGAACGCTTCACCGCCCTGTTCGCCAAGCAGCCCGAGGACCACGAGGTCCGTGACGGCCGTGAGGCCCGGCAGGCGCCGACGGGGGGCGGGCTCGACACCGCCCCGCCGGACGGCGAACCGGGCGTACCCGCCGTCGAGTTCGAGGACGTCCGGTTCGACCACGGACCCACGCCCGTGCTGCGGGGCGCGGACTTCCATGTCCCCGCCCGTGGTCTGACCGCCATGGTCGGTCTCTCCGGTGCCGGCAAGACGACCTCGCTGGAACTCATGCAGCGCTTCGCCGTGGCCGGCGGCGGCAGCGTCCGGGTCTTCGGCCGTGACGTCACCGACTGGTCGCTGCCCGCGCTCCGCGGCCGGATGGCGTACGTGGACCAGGCGGCCACGCTCGTCGAGGACTCCATCCGCGGCAACCTGACGCTCGGCCGGGGCGAGGGCGCCGTGACCGAACAGGAACTGCTCCGGGTCCTCGACCGGGTGGGACTCGCCGACGAGGTGAACCGCTCCGGGCTCGGCCTGGACACCGTGCTCGCCGGGAACGTCGACCTGTCCGGCGGCCAGCGGCAGCGGCTCGCCATCGCGCGCGCCCTGGTCTCCGGCGCCGACCTGGTGCTCCTGGACGAGCCCTCCTCGCAGCTGGACAGCCTGAACGAGCAGAAGCTGAAGGACCTCGTCGACGAACTGGCCCGGGACCGGGCCCTGTTGGTGGTGGCCCACCGCATCTCCACCGTCCAGCACGCCGACCACGTGATCGTCCTGGACGACGGACAGGTCGTCGGCGAGGGCACCCACGCCGACCTGATGCGGGACTGCCCCGCGTACGCACGGCTGGTGCACGGACAGATGCTGACCGCCGCCGGGACGACCGCCGGACCGGTCCGGGAAGCGGCGGAGGCCACCGTATGACCGACCACTCCTTCCTGGTGCCCTTCGTCCCCACCCGGCCC
Proteins encoded in this region:
- a CDS encoding T3SS effector HopA1 family protein; the encoded protein is MRSVSVSSDRAKALVGDREIEADTPRELRRMLAEALYDVFHSGQGDSRIPTRLRDPALEARLAAAVPHTEIVTRARVQSSPEPDGKGGLRVLVERDGVRFWAPAAVLDASDPAPGDIVGLRMPAARPGLSPGFFLVDGSRSRTGGREVLRLYVNVVDVDRAVRVWGATLAFLEEQGLPYRAKVLSAPELYPRRDAVVVYLDAAVADAAPRLADHVRHLPGVGADVSSFVEELHPGVATAWEPADPHSGRQGLSFGQHRASVLATALVDSADRPETTEHTVAEQFARAGIDPANPARNLPVA
- the lxmK gene encoding class V lanthionine synthetase subunit LxmK; translated protein: MAVMQKEVVPVDLDAAPEVDGLLVGLGLGRFVRDSVTSPIGRNDAWAGLTEGGTDVFVKRLTGGDADIRARMRRMLAFEEYAAAARPAGLRRPVLLGSDTERRVAVFERVVDAENGAQLMVDEAFTGDHAREVGRIVGRLHATPPPNGLDLDDEPPPFPPVSFLRGLPMSVYVGSSAAELEAWRLLQRDAVLVAALERLRESERAAPRVPSHCDFRVDQLLMRPEAIYVTDWEEFRLADPARDVGAFAGEWIYRSVLDLVTNRGDAVFTDVEFTHELIIERGAEKMRRLLPLVEAFWRGYISARGQVDDTLPVRATAFAGWHLLDRLVAGALSSSRLSGIQRAAAGVGRSAVVNPEKFAVTLGFV
- a CDS encoding methyltransferase, with amino-acid sequence MAEPQPYEKLLSLADLLAPSAIRAAATLRLADHLHAGATTSAALAERAGTRPDVTDALLRYLTELGILTTDEAPTTDAVTHYALTALGEPLLSDHPRSVREVLRGDSMIGHGTRALLHLDHTVRTGEPSHFAEPGGGYWETVNNDPAYAGEWAQQARAVDAHADLPLAWGAEQIVTAYDWSRARTVVDVGGHLGVILLALLRRHPHLRGTLVDLKNVAEQAAARFARSDAADRAEAVVGSFFEPLPAGADVYLLSAILADWDDKDAVRILENCREAAGPHGRILLADVAMPLHGAATELQYRSMMPAPARDAAELEALCATAGLRVTWRGPATGVRTLLELAAR
- a CDS encoding LxmA leader domain family RiPP; the protein is MNSNDSIMELVAGYETYMDADELDVTAVADAPATTWYCASAAASFISAATYEATC
- a CDS encoding LxmA leader domain family RiPP — its product is MEKATSIVELLSGYEAYSSAEEINLSAATDAPATTWGCAAVSASVSWMSGQVVSKTVDDGC
- a CDS encoding ATP-binding protein, which codes for MRIPVPTPRSLATQLFAMQAVLIAVLVAGYALFTYVSDRSQAEDSARRQAMAVARSVADAPSVREAMGTADPSAELQPYALRVMRDADVDFVTIMNPKGIRWTHPSQDEIGKPFRGNIAPAVAGGSFTETYTGTLGPSVRAVTPVWSGDDVIGLVSAGIRVEEISKRVSGQLTALLGVAGGALALGAVGTYVINARLRRHTHGMNAAELSRMHDYHQAALHAVREGLLMLDGQYRVALINDGGRELLGVSSEDEVIGRSVAELGLPAPLTGALLASEPRVDEVHLTADRVLVVNTSPVSGGERRGTVVTLRDVTELQSLMGELDSERGFTQALRSQAHEAANRLHTVVSLIELGRVEQAVDFATAELELAQTLTDQVVAAVGEPVLAALLLGKTAQANERGVELVVSEDSRLDDGLLPPSLPSRDLVTILGNLIDNAVDAAQGSVRARVTVTAYAEAGALVLRVSDTGLGVDPAHAETVFQRGFSTKPAGPGGRGLGLALVRQAVTRCEGTLSVAEADGGGAQFEVRLPLGTWEGPAEPGHDREPAVEAERAVSGRTVPGGHA
- a CDS encoding cation:dicarboxylate symporter family transporter codes for the protein MPTKTSRRAAVAASTPETAPKAKRDRTHYLYIAVIVAVALGIAVGMIAPDFAVELKPIGTGFVNLIKMMISPIIFCTIVLGIGSVRKAAKVGAVGGIALGYFTIMSLVALGIGLVVGNMLDPGSGLAVTDAVKDAGQAQVSAEAKDTTEFLLGIIPTTIVSAFTVPEVLQTLLIALLCGFAIQSMGSAGQPILRGIEHIQRLVFRVLAMVMWAAPVGAFGAMAAVVGSAGVDALKDLAILMLGFYTTCVLFVFIVLGALLRIISGLNIFTLFKYLGREFLLILSTSSSESALPRLIAKMEHLGISKPVVGITVPTGYSFNLDGTMIYMTMASLFIADAMGTPMSIGEQIPLLLFLLVASKGAAGVTGAGLATLAGGLQSHKPALVDGIGLIVGIDRFMSEARALTNFAGNAVATVLIGTWTKEIDRERVDQVLAGHLPFDEKTLLDENDTEHDDASPEVPDQGGEKELAKA
- a CDS encoding ABC transporter ATP-binding protein, yielding MAEHRPNHEFRVMRELSADRRGQLALIGLLALLSTASTLALPWVVGKLIGDLDGGGFNGWTWLLVGLGVGSALAGALATFLLARLGQRMICRLRIRTMRHTLGMQVADIRQEGSGQLVSRITADTARIKKLIDAGPVQLPMAVLTTAGTLVIMGLVDWVLLLVTLAAFSVAAALIVAVVKGLRRSYVSVQESTSTLAQRYVAATDAVKVIKAYRAERQVGDVLAEHAEKTARSEIDAARLEALMMPVISLGQQIALVAVITSGGARLLDGQLSLADFVAFLLYLLQLTSPLMMIAAAVTAIKTGVVARERFTALFAKQPEDHEVRDGREARQAPTGGGLDTAPPDGEPGVPAVEFEDVRFDHGPTPVLRGADFHVPARGLTAMVGLSGAGKTTSLELMQRFAVAGGGSVRVFGRDVTDWSLPALRGRMAYVDQAATLVEDSIRGNLTLGRGEGAVTEQELLRVLDRVGLADEVNRSGLGLDTVLAGNVDLSGGQRQRLAIARALVSGADLVLLDEPSSQLDSLNEQKLKDLVDELARDRALLVVAHRISTVQHADHVIVLDDGQVVGEGTHADLMRDCPAYARLVHGQMLTAAGTTAGPVREAAEATV